The Budorcas taxicolor isolate Tak-1 chromosome 5, Takin1.1, whole genome shotgun sequence genome includes a window with the following:
- the LOC128048154 gene encoding LOW QUALITY PROTEIN: olfactory receptor 6C4-like (The sequence of the model RefSeq protein was modified relative to this genomic sequence to represent the inferred CDS: inserted 1 base in 1 codon) — protein sequence MKFYHCEILKENVKLLLKISDLLKVNNENQTTFTDFILLGLTNQPEXQVVIFIFLFLAYLLSILGNVTIIILTLVDAQLKTPMYFFLQNFSFLEVSFTSIFIPRLLTSLTTGNKFISFAGCMTQYFFAIFLGATEFYLLTSMSYDRYVAICKPLHYLTIMSSRVCIQLVFCSWLGGALAILPPIILISQMNFCASNVLNQYYCDYRPLLEVACSDTSLLELIVIFLAVVTLVVTLVLVTLSYTYIIRTILRITSAQQRTKASATCSSHMIVILLSYGSCIFLYMNLSPKKGGNFNKEISLPMTSVSPLLNPFIYTLKNQQVKQAFKNTVKKNTNF from the exons ATGAAATTTTACCACTgtgaaattctgaaagaaaatgtaaagCTACTGTTAAAAATTTCAG ATCTACTGAAGGTCAACAATGAAAACCAAACCACATttactgactttattttgttgggcctCACAAATCAACCTG CCCAGGTGGTGATATTCATCTTTCTGTTCCTTGCCTACTTGCTAAGCATCTTAGGAAATGTGACTATCATCATACTCACTCTGGTGGACGCTCAACTCAAGACTCCcatgtatttcttcctccagaattTCTCCTTCTt agaagtttcCTTCACATCCATTTTTATTCCAAGGCTTCTGACCAGCTTGACAACAGGAAATAAATTCATCAGCTTTGCTGGCTGCATGACTCAGTATTTTTTTGCTATATTCCTTGGGGCAACAGAGTTTTACCTCCTGACTTCTATGTCCTATGACCGCTACGTGGCCATCTGCAAACCCCTGCACTACCTGACCATCATGAGCAGCAGAGTCTGCATACAACTTGTGTTCTGCTCCTGGCTAGGGGGAGCCCTGGCTATCTTGCCACCAATTATCCTGATAAGCCAGATGAATTTCTGTGCCTCCAATGTTCTGAATCAATATTACTGTGACTATAGACCCCTCCTAGAGGTTGCCTGCTCAGACACAAGCCTTTTAGAATTAATAGTCATCTTCTTAGCAGTTGTGACTTTGGTGGTTACTCTGGTGCTGGTGACACTTTCTTATACATATATTATCAGGACCATTCTGAGGATTACTTCTGCCCAGCAAAGGACAAAGGCTTCTGCCACTTGTTCCTCCCACATGATTGTCATCTTGCTCTCTTATGGCAGCTGCATCTTTTTATACATGAACCTATCACCAAAAAAAGGAGGGAATTTCAACAAGGAAATATCTCTGCCCATGACTTCAGTTAGCCCTTTGTTGAACCCCTTTATTTATACCTTAAAGAATCAGCAAGTGAAGCAAGCTTTTAagaacacagtaaaaaaaaatacaaatttttaa
- the LOC128047686 gene encoding olfactory receptor 6C2-like, with the protein MKNYTAITTFILVGLTDDPNLKILLFIFLFLTYLLSVVGNLIIITLTLVGPHLKTPMYFFLRNFSILEVSFTTVCIPRFLYTMASGDNTVTYNACATQLFFVVILGVTEFFLLTAMSYDRYVAICKPLHYTTIMNNMVCIKFLIGCCMIALIIVIPPFAMGLELEFCDSNVIDHFGCDAAPILKITCSDTEFLERFVLVLAVLTLLFTLVCVIMSYTYIIRTILRFPSAQQRKKAFSTCSSHIIVVSITYGTCIFIYIKPHAKEGVAINKVVSVLTTSVAPVLNPFIYSLRNKQVVQAFKDMIKRVSSYFKELK; encoded by the coding sequence ATGAAAAATTACACAGCAATAACAACATTCATCCTTGTGGGACTAACCGACGACCCAAATCTAAAGATTCTGctgttcatttttttgtttctaaCCTACCTCTTGAGTGTTGTTGGGAACCTGATCATCATCACTCTCACTTTGGTAGGTCCTCACCTCAAAACACCCATGTATTTTTTCCTCCGGAATTTCTCCATCTTGGAAGTGTCATTCACAACCGTCTGCATTCCCAGGTTCCTCTACACAATGGCCTCTGGGGACAATACTGTTACCTACAATGCATGTGCCACtcaattattttttgttgttatccTGGGTGTGACTGAGTTTTTCCTCCTGACGGCCATGTCCTATGACCGCTACGTGGCCATCTGCAAACCCCTGCATTACACGACCATCATGAACAACATGGTCTGCATCAAGTTCCTCATTGGCTGTTGCATGATTGCTCTAATCATCGTCATCCCACCATTTGCCATGGGCTTGGAGCTTGAGTTTTGTGACTCTAATGTCATAGATCACTTTGGCTGTGATGCTGCTCCCATCCTGAAGATTACTTGCTCAGACACAGAGTTCCTAGAGCGATTCGTCTTGGTCCTGGCTGTACTGACGCTCCTGTTCACCTTGGTGTGTGTAATCATGTCCTATACATACATCATCAGGACCATTCTCAGATTCCCTTCTgcccagcaaaggaaaaaggCTTTTTCTACATGTTCTTCCCATATAATTGTGGTTTCTATCACTTATGGAACCTGCATCTTCATCTATATTAAACCACATGCAAAAGAAGGGGTAGCTATTAATAAAGTGGTGTCAGTTCTTACCACCTCTGTTGCACCAGTATTGAATCCTTTCATTTATTCTCTGAGGAACAAGCAAGTGGTACAAGCTTTCAAAGACATGATCAAAAGGGTTTCATCCTATTTCAAAGAACTAAAATGA